The following proteins are co-located in the Maridesulfovibrio sp. genome:
- a CDS encoding aspartate/glutamate racemase family protein, giving the protein MKTLGILGGMSWESTISYYKLLNEGVRGKLGGLHSCRMVMHSVDFAPFAEQMGRSDWESIAAGLVKGAKSVEAGGADALIIATNTMHKAAPEVQAAVNIPLLHMADAIAAGAKKCGASKLGLLGTAFTMEQDFLSRPLKEKYGLDVIVPDCDGRSMVHRTIFNELCCGKFMDNTREGYVKIIEEMSAQGAEAIVLGCTEIGLLVKPEDVSVPLIDTVEAHVELALDYVLR; this is encoded by the coding sequence ATGAAAACTCTCGGAATTCTCGGCGGTATGAGCTGGGAATCAACAATATCATATTACAAGCTGCTCAATGAAGGCGTGCGCGGGAAACTGGGCGGTCTTCATTCATGTAGAATGGTCATGCACAGTGTGGATTTTGCACCTTTTGCTGAGCAGATGGGGCGCAGTGACTGGGAAAGCATCGCTGCCGGTTTGGTCAAGGGAGCCAAAAGCGTTGAGGCTGGCGGAGCCGATGCCCTTATCATTGCTACCAATACCATGCACAAGGCTGCTCCTGAAGTTCAGGCGGCAGTCAATATTCCGTTGTTGCATATGGCTGATGCCATTGCCGCAGGAGCGAAAAAGTGCGGAGCTTCCAAACTCGGCCTGCTGGGTACGGCTTTTACAATGGAACAGGATTTTCTGTCGCGCCCCCTTAAAGAGAAATATGGTCTGGACGTAATTGTACCGGATTGTGATGGGCGGTCCATGGTTCATCGCACAATTTTTAATGAGCTTTGTTGCGGAAAGTTTATGGATAATACCAGAGAAGGGTACGTAAAGATTATCGAAGAAATGTCCGCGCAGGGGGCAGAAGCAATCGTACTAGGCTGTACCGAGATCGGATTGCTGGTCAAGCCGGAGGATGTTTCCGTGCCTTTAATTGATACGGTTGAGGCGCATGTGGAGTTGGCACTGGATTATGTTTTGAGATAA
- a CDS encoding lipase/acyltransferase domain-containing protein produces MFRDIERALSRTFKQAALPITFILIAVITTFCFTGCGYKNLASTEKQIPITIAISSEPKIEHKSNYARPKKNPTVIEKPFLLIEFSSKRMKEDELYKFISDTFSVSFDGKTAALGKEIFQIKKDQSKLTLNLAENMVVGHKIHKICIISNSNYKMTVTWNSRELPEQERGFEFEYITDVNSPQNPIYFLPGILGSIICDKNDNTVWDADGEYFTSERLLQLHRHNGEDSYPSGNLKACGIIGLESEGKIENSAHTYKNFLKNFPKFSEDNNFPYQKESTETPEQIVASKASGKYGSITPFAYDWRLSFPEIIKSLHNSLTKKLKPGDKKITLIGHSLGGLIAYFYANDFVAGCKGSDYVKHVIMISSPLSGSIQAGMALRQGVPAIIKDDLLSLILGKPVSIILTRSFPSLYYLLPHVRFNPTDLSSQIHGSNAHKKYIENLINESAKFWDMPKERRKNRQELTVPSANIISVNGKKNTFAYDLKMLEGELEKGKKAGDGTVSIVSLSGMQGECTKASDLGRDETSPEAGTVTIYNISNPKFSNYARKSFYAEHSNILDKNGSNPLYYYIKDLLWKNAYNNLKEIPTVKKTKTSQNETTILKADENKIEPAKDITTETQKSITDKYSPLSECLTCLKDKKYTAERTSEKELKVILKRNGTLGSVAQCIPSISDNSCWSQLDILHKSYNLAEYNLTENNDNFAIGTCTNKSSKDCFKYENAYYDLSKIEENSTIIIPENYNSLCN; encoded by the coding sequence CCAAAATCGAACATAAATCGAATTACGCAAGGCCCAAAAAAAATCCCACAGTTATCGAAAAACCTTTTCTCTTGATCGAATTTTCAAGCAAGCGAATGAAAGAGGATGAACTTTATAAATTTATTAGTGACACATTTTCGGTTTCATTTGACGGCAAAACAGCGGCTCTTGGTAAAGAAATATTTCAAATAAAAAAAGACCAAAGCAAACTTACACTGAATTTAGCTGAAAATATGGTTGTAGGACACAAAATCCATAAAATATGCATTATTTCCAATAGCAACTATAAAATGACTGTAACATGGAATAGCCGAGAATTACCCGAGCAGGAAAGAGGCTTTGAATTTGAATATATTACGGATGTAAATTCACCCCAAAACCCGATTTATTTCTTACCGGGAATATTGGGAAGCATCATATGTGACAAAAACGATAACACGGTATGGGATGCTGATGGGGAGTATTTCACATCAGAAAGACTGCTACAACTTCACAGACACAACGGAGAAGACTCATATCCTTCAGGAAATTTAAAGGCATGTGGAATAATAGGACTAGAGAGCGAAGGGAAAATCGAAAATAGCGCTCACACCTATAAAAACTTCTTGAAGAATTTTCCAAAATTCAGTGAAGACAACAATTTTCCATACCAAAAAGAAAGCACTGAAACTCCCGAGCAAATAGTTGCCAGCAAAGCCTCAGGTAAATACGGATCAATTACTCCATTTGCGTATGACTGGAGACTCTCATTCCCTGAAATAATCAAATCACTACACAATTCACTGACAAAGAAACTAAAGCCTGGAGACAAGAAAATAACACTTATCGGGCACAGCCTTGGAGGATTAATTGCATATTTTTATGCAAATGACTTTGTTGCAGGGTGCAAAGGGAGCGATTACGTAAAACACGTAATTATGATCTCCTCGCCACTTTCTGGTTCTATCCAGGCAGGAATGGCATTACGACAAGGAGTTCCCGCAATAATAAAAGATGATCTTCTGTCATTAATTTTAGGAAAACCAGTCAGTATTATTTTAACAAGATCTTTCCCTTCGCTATATTACCTTCTGCCACACGTCAGATTCAATCCAACAGATCTTAGCAGCCAAATACACGGCAGCAATGCTCACAAAAAATATATTGAGAATTTAATAAATGAAAGTGCTAAGTTCTGGGATATGCCTAAAGAGAGAAGGAAGAACCGCCAAGAATTAACCGTCCCTTCTGCAAATATAATCTCTGTCAATGGTAAGAAAAACACTTTCGCTTACGACTTAAAAATGCTTGAAGGCGAACTTGAAAAAGGGAAAAAGGCTGGGGATGGAACAGTATCAATAGTGTCACTTAGTGGAATGCAAGGAGAATGCACTAAGGCTTCTGACTTAGGACGTGACGAAACATCTCCAGAAGCAGGAACGGTAACAATATACAACATATCAAATCCGAAATTTAGCAATTACGCGCGTAAATCATTTTACGCCGAACACAGCAATATATTAGACAAAAATGGAAGCAACCCACTATACTATTACATTAAAGATCTTCTGTGGAAGAACGCCTATAACAACCTCAAAGAAATACCTACAGTAAAAAAAACAAAAACATCTCAGAACGAAACAACAATACTTAAAGCAGACGAAAATAAAATTGAACCAGCTAAGGACATAACCACAGAAACCCAAAAAAGCATCACAGATAAATATTCACCGCTAAGCGAGTGCTTAACCTGTCTTAAAGACAAGAAATATACTGCAGAAAGAACATCTGAAAAAGAGCTCAAAGTAATATTGAAGCGCAACGGGACACTGGGCAGCGTAGCACAATGCATTCCCTCAATTTCAGATAACTCATGTTGGTCTCAACTGGACATTTTACATAAAAGCTATAACTTAGCTGAATACAACTTAACTGAAAATAACGATAATTTTGCAATTGGCACCTGCACAAACAAATCCAGCAAAGATTGCTTTAAATACGAAAACGCATACTATGATTTAAGCAAGATAGAAGAGAACTCAACAATAATTATCCCTGAAAATTACAATTCACTGTGCAATTAA